Proteins encoded by one window of Collimonas fungivorans:
- a CDS encoding acyltransferase family protein: MNHRIKDIELLRGIAVLFVLFQHMRFNLMGQPSDVLDYVYRHFGFWTGVDLFFAISGFVIARDLIPRLSQGQDRQGFFAVAAKFWIRRAWRLWPSAWLWLALLLLAAVAFRKSGIFGSLQANLDGSLAGILNYANLRLVFKFGHEELGPAFPYWSLSLEEQFYLLLPIVVFICRRWLSGVLIALVVLQFFASRHQSLLLMMMRSDALLLGVLLAIWSKHDSYRRLEPVFLKQHHWMRFAVLAVLAGGLVVIGSERYQDFRYWVGIVALLSVVLVWIGSYDADYLMPDNALKRVLLWVGSRSYALYLIHMPAYLMSRQIWYWIAPADTVFDQTYNARLVFTALALVLVLSELNYRFIEVPLRARGKRIVDRMGKSQLQFQT; encoded by the coding sequence ATGAACCATCGGATTAAAGACATCGAATTATTGCGCGGGATCGCCGTGCTTTTTGTGTTGTTCCAGCATATGCGATTCAATTTGATGGGACAGCCGAGCGACGTCCTTGACTATGTCTATCGCCATTTCGGATTCTGGACCGGGGTTGATCTGTTTTTTGCGATTTCTGGTTTTGTCATTGCCAGGGACCTGATTCCGCGGCTTAGCCAAGGCCAGGACCGGCAGGGTTTTTTTGCCGTGGCGGCCAAGTTCTGGATCAGGCGCGCCTGGCGCTTGTGGCCTTCCGCATGGCTCTGGCTGGCGCTGCTGTTGCTGGCGGCGGTGGCTTTCAGGAAATCCGGCATATTCGGCTCGCTGCAGGCAAACCTGGATGGCAGCCTTGCAGGGATCTTGAATTATGCAAACTTGCGCCTGGTGTTCAAGTTCGGCCATGAAGAACTTGGCCCGGCCTTTCCATATTGGAGCCTGTCCCTGGAAGAACAGTTCTACCTGTTGCTGCCGATTGTCGTGTTCATCTGCCGCCGCTGGCTTTCCGGTGTGTTGATTGCCTTGGTAGTGCTGCAGTTTTTTGCGTCTCGCCATCAATCATTGCTGCTGATGATGATGCGATCCGATGCGCTGCTGCTGGGCGTGCTGCTGGCAATCTGGAGCAAGCACGACAGCTATCGCAGGCTGGAACCGGTTTTTCTCAAGCAGCACCACTGGATGCGTTTTGCCGTCCTCGCGGTACTGGCGGGCGGCCTGGTTGTAATCGGCTCGGAACGGTACCAGGACTTTCGTTATTGGGTCGGTATCGTTGCATTGCTCTCTGTCGTGCTGGTTTGGATCGGTTCCTACGATGCGGATTACCTGATGCCGGACAATGCCTTGAAACGTGTGCTGCTTTGGGTGGGAAGCCGTTCCTACGCGCTATATCTGATACATATGCCGGCCTATCTCATGAGCCGCCAGATCTGGTACTGGATCGCCCCCGCGGATACCGTTTTTGACCAAACCTACAATGCCAGGCTGGTGTTTACCGCCTTGGCGCTGGTGCTGGTATTGAGCGAACTTAATTATCGTTTTATTGAAGTCCCCCTGCGTGCACGCGGCAAAAGAATTGTCGACCGGATGGGCAAGTCCCAGCTCCAGTTCCAGACCTAG
- a CDS encoding class I SAM-dependent methyltransferase yields the protein MTPAPAISVPAPAAAIDSFHIGLRDALASGWYLHKSSELYRGFFISAEDVVLDIGCGDGGNSLFCANHGAHVIVADIDADKVESTIQRLAQTPARLVQGVVGDANPLLLEDGIASRVICMEVLEHVDDTAQFLSELARVGKSGAQYLLSVPDPVQETLQKGVAPASYFEKPNHIRIIQRDEFEKMVTDAGLVIERHEYYGFYWSVWWLFFWICKVDLNNASHPLLDNWAKTWEALMDTPNGEQVRQALNDFMPKSQVIIARKP from the coding sequence GTGACCCCGGCCCCGGCGATCTCGGTTCCGGCGCCGGCCGCCGCCATCGATTCCTTCCATATAGGCTTGCGTGATGCCTTGGCAAGCGGCTGGTACCTGCATAAAAGCAGCGAGCTGTATCGTGGCTTTTTTATCAGCGCCGAAGATGTGGTGCTCGATATCGGCTGCGGCGATGGCGGCAATTCGCTGTTCTGCGCCAACCACGGGGCGCATGTGATCGTGGCTGACATTGATGCGGACAAGGTGGAATCCACCATACAGCGCCTGGCGCAAACGCCGGCGCGGCTGGTGCAGGGAGTGGTGGGCGACGCCAATCCCTTGTTGCTGGAAGATGGCATAGCGTCCAGGGTGATCTGCATGGAAGTGCTGGAGCATGTCGACGATACGGCACAGTTTTTGAGTGAACTGGCCAGGGTTGGAAAATCGGGCGCTCAATACTTGCTGTCGGTACCGGATCCGGTACAAGAGACTTTGCAGAAGGGCGTGGCTCCGGCTTCGTATTTCGAGAAGCCGAACCATATCCGCATCATCCAGCGCGACGAATTTGAAAAGATGGTGACAGATGCCGGCCTGGTGATCGAAAGGCATGAGTACTACGGTTTCTACTGGTCAGTCTGGTGGCTGTTTTTCTGGATATGCAAGGTCGACCTGAACAATGCCAGCCATCCCTTGCTGGATAACTGGGCAAAAACCTGGGAAGCGCTGATGGACACGCCGAACGGCGAGCAGGTGAGGCAGGCTTTGAACGATTTCATGCCGAAAAGCCAGGTCATCATTGCGCGCAAGCCATGA
- a CDS encoding GDP-mannose 4,6-dehydratase, which translates to MKRLFVTGQSGFVGLAFERMRGRIAAAHGWELVSADNSYDLLEPAALDLVIQQVRPDAVIHLAGQTFIPEAFHDPAHTLDVNLKGTLHLLQALQRNGFSGTFLYVSSGDVYGKVNPELLPISEQLPVRPQNPYAVSKAAAELLCYQWSSNQPWRILIARPFNHIGPGQREDFVISSVARQLARIRQGLQEPRIQVGDVDVSRDFLDVEDVIYAYLALLENGLNGETYNVCSGKEYLIRDLIASMLYLTEIDAQIEQDPARLRPSDLRRVKGSNQKITQATAWQPGIPMQQTLLNVLSDWESRVAAETAAQAHPRA; encoded by the coding sequence ATGAAACGACTATTTGTTACCGGGCAATCAGGGTTTGTCGGCCTTGCCTTTGAACGCATGCGCGGGCGTATCGCCGCTGCGCATGGCTGGGAGCTGGTGTCGGCCGACAATTCTTATGACTTGCTGGAGCCGGCGGCTTTGGACCTGGTCATTCAGCAGGTCCGTCCGGATGCCGTGATCCATCTTGCCGGACAAACCTTTATTCCGGAAGCGTTCCACGATCCGGCGCATACCCTGGATGTCAATCTGAAAGGAACGCTGCACCTGCTGCAGGCACTGCAGCGCAACGGTTTCAGCGGGACTTTCCTTTATGTCAGTTCGGGCGACGTGTACGGCAAGGTGAACCCCGAGTTATTGCCGATCAGCGAGCAGTTGCCGGTGCGTCCGCAAAATCCTTATGCAGTCAGCAAAGCGGCGGCTGAGCTGCTTTGTTATCAATGGAGCAGCAACCAGCCATGGCGCATCCTGATCGCGCGGCCGTTCAACCATATCGGTCCGGGACAGCGTGAAGACTTCGTGATTTCCAGCGTGGCAAGGCAGCTGGCGCGCATCCGCCAGGGCTTGCAGGAGCCCCGCATACAGGTGGGAGACGTCGACGTCAGCCGCGACTTCCTGGATGTCGAAGACGTCATTTATGCCTACCTGGCATTGCTGGAAAATGGCCTGAACGGAGAAACCTACAACGTCTGCTCAGGCAAGGAATATCTGATCCGCGACCTGATCGCCAGCATGCTCTACCTGACCGAGATCGACGCGCAAATCGAGCAGGATCCGGCGCGCTTGCGGCCTTCGGACTTGCGCCGGGTAAAGGGCAGCAATCAAAAAATCACGCAGGCAACGGCATGGCAGCCTGGCATTCCCATGCAGCAGACTTTGCTGAATGTGTTGTCGGACTGGGAGAGCAGAGTAGCAGCGGAGACTGCGGCTCAAGCTCATCCGCGTGCATGA
- a CDS encoding GDP-mannose 4,6-dehydratase, giving the protein MTKTALITGVTGQDGAYLAKLLLDKGYKVYGLLARRSSDTLWRLRELGILEKLQFVEGDLADATSAIRAVCQSRPDEIYNLGAQSFVGTSWNQPVVTGMVDGLGVTHMLEAIRQFSPEARFYQASTSEMFGLIQAEHQDENTPFYPRSPYGVAKLYGHWITVNYRESFGLHASSGILFNHESPLRGIEFVTRKVTDAAARIKLGKQRELRLGNIDAKRDWGFAGDYVEAMWLMLQQERADDYVIATGVTTSVREMCRIAFSHLDLNYEDYLVIDPQLFRPAEVDVLLGNPAKAHDKLGWKPRTNLVQLMQQMVDADMRRVAKE; this is encoded by the coding sequence ATGACAAAAACAGCATTGATTACCGGCGTGACCGGACAAGACGGCGCCTATCTTGCCAAGCTGCTGCTTGACAAGGGCTACAAGGTGTATGGCCTGCTGGCGCGACGCAGCAGCGATACCCTGTGGCGCCTGCGCGAACTGGGCATCCTGGAAAAATTGCAGTTTGTCGAGGGCGACCTGGCCGATGCTACTTCCGCCATCCGCGCCGTGTGCCAGTCGCGGCCAGACGAAATCTATAACCTCGGCGCGCAGAGTTTTGTCGGTACTTCCTGGAACCAGCCGGTGGTGACAGGCATGGTGGATGGCCTGGGCGTCACGCACATGCTGGAAGCGATCCGTCAGTTCAGTCCCGAAGCACGCTTTTACCAGGCATCCACCAGCGAGATGTTCGGCCTGATCCAGGCCGAACACCAGGACGAAAACACCCCGTTTTATCCGCGCAGCCCATATGGAGTGGCGAAGTTGTACGGACATTGGATTACCGTCAATTATCGCGAAAGCTTTGGTTTGCATGCTTCCAGCGGTATCTTGTTCAATCATGAATCGCCCTTGCGCGGAATCGAGTTCGTTACGCGCAAGGTAACCGATGCAGCGGCGCGGATCAAACTCGGCAAGCAGCGGGAACTGCGGCTGGGAAATATCGACGCCAAGCGCGACTGGGGATTCGCCGGCGACTACGTCGAAGCAATGTGGCTGATGCTGCAGCAAGAGCGGGCCGACGACTATGTGATCGCCACTGGCGTAACCACCAGCGTGCGTGAAATGTGCCGCATCGCCTTTTCTCATCTCGACCTGAATTATGAAGACTACCTGGTGATCGATCCGCAGCTGTTCCGGCCGGCCGAAGTGGATGTGTTGCTCGGCAATCCGGCGAAAGCGCACGATAAACTGGGCTGGAAGCCGAGAACCAACCTGGTGCAGTTGATGCAGCAAATGGTCGATGCAGACATGCGTCGTGTAGCTAAAGAATAA
- a CDS encoding mannose-1-phosphate guanylyltransferase/mannose-6-phosphate isomerase: MRTPEPGIPLTATAVIVPVVLSGGAGTRLWPVSREGHPKPFIKLPDGKSLLQKTYQRVAQLGIRGDILSVTNRDYYFQSKDEFVSADLGAHYRPHFILEPSGRNTAPAIAVAALSLRALHGDNTIMVVMPADHLIKDVECFTEAVHHAVEVAKQGYLVTFGVRPLTPETGFGYIECGDQIDSAGAAQVSRFIEKPDAERAAGFVESGRHLWNAGIFCFSVSTFLSELERHAPEILAQATACIEASPAAASAGVLLQELDGDSFMAMQDISIDYAVLERSDRVAVIPAGFDWNDIGSWGALRQLVEPDEQENRVLGEAVLIDSRNNYIYSEQRLVATVGINNLIVVDTPDALLIAHPDHVQNVKKVVHQLKSTEHATYKLHRTVFRPWGSYTLLEQGPNFKIKRIVVKQGASLSLQMHHHRSEHWVVVHGMAKVVNGEQEMYVNTNESTYIPAGTKHRLENPGLLELVMIEVQSGAYLGEDDIVRFDDKYGRCKSC, translated from the coding sequence ATGCGTACGCCAGAACCCGGCATTCCATTGACAGCAACGGCAGTCATCGTTCCGGTGGTGCTTTCGGGCGGCGCCGGCACTCGCTTGTGGCCGGTATCGCGGGAAGGACATCCGAAACCCTTCATCAAACTTCCGGACGGCAAGAGCTTGTTGCAAAAGACTTACCAGCGGGTAGCCCAGCTTGGCATCCGCGGCGATATCCTGAGCGTGACCAACCGAGACTATTATTTCCAGAGCAAGGACGAATTCGTTTCGGCCGATCTGGGCGCGCACTATCGGCCGCATTTCATCCTTGAGCCGTCCGGCCGCAATACCGCGCCGGCAATCGCGGTCGCTGCCCTGTCGTTGCGTGCACTGCATGGCGATAACACCATCATGGTGGTGATGCCGGCCGATCACTTGATCAAGGATGTGGAGTGTTTTACCGAAGCCGTGCATCATGCGGTGGAAGTCGCCAAACAAGGTTACCTGGTGACGTTCGGGGTCCGCCCGTTGACGCCCGAAACCGGTTTCGGCTACATCGAATGCGGCGATCAGATCGATAGCGCCGGAGCGGCCCAGGTAAGCCGTTTCATAGAAAAGCCGGATGCCGAACGCGCTGCCGGTTTTGTCGAAAGCGGCCGGCATCTGTGGAACGCCGGCATATTCTGTTTCTCGGTGTCGACCTTTTTAAGCGAACTCGAAAGGCATGCGCCTGAAATCCTGGCGCAGGCCACTGCATGCATAGAGGCCAGCCCGGCCGCCGCTTCGGCCGGGGTCTTGCTGCAGGAGCTGGACGGCGACAGCTTCATGGCGATGCAAGACATCTCAATCGACTATGCGGTGCTGGAGCGTTCCGACCGGGTGGCGGTGATACCGGCCGGTTTCGACTGGAACGATATCGGTTCCTGGGGCGCTCTGCGGCAACTGGTGGAGCCTGACGAACAGGAAAATCGCGTGCTGGGCGAAGCTGTGCTGATCGACAGCCGCAATAACTACATATATTCCGAACAGCGCCTGGTGGCGACGGTTGGCATCAATAACCTGATCGTGGTGGATACGCCTGACGCGCTTTTGATCGCCCATCCGGACCACGTGCAGAACGTGAAGAAAGTCGTGCACCAGCTCAAGAGCACCGAGCACGCCACTTATAAACTGCATCGCACCGTATTCCGGCCCTGGGGCAGTTATACCCTGCTGGAGCAAGGACCGAATTTCAAGATCAAGCGCATCGTCGTCAAACAGGGCGCGTCGCTGTCGCTGCAGATGCATCATCATCGCAGCGAACACTGGGTGGTGGTGCATGGCATGGCCAAGGTGGTCAACGGCGAGCAGGAAATGTACGTCAACACCAACGAATCGACTTACATTCCTGCCGGCACCAAACACCGCCTGGAAAATCCGGGTTTGCTGGAACTGGTGATGATCGAGGTGCAGAGCGGCGCCTATCTGGGTGAAGACGATATCGTGCGCTTTGACGACAAGTATGGCAGGTGCAAATCATGTTGA
- a CDS encoding ABC transporter permease: MRLKMQMQEKNQTMLRSLWHYRGFMLGSVKREFQSRYRNSMLGAVWMVLNPLAMIVVYTVIFSQLMHARLPNASSQFAYGIYLCAGLLTWGFFTETVSRMQNVFLENGNMIKKLNFPRICLPIITVMNAGVNFSIIFGLFLGFLLISGNFPGWAFLGVLPLLLIQILFSIGLGIVLGVLNVFFRDVGQLFGIVLQFWFWFTPIVYTVSTLPEGVQGLLKFNPMTALMVAYQGIFVSGAWPLWSDLWAVTLLSVVLCVIGLQLFRRHAGEMVDEL, translated from the coding sequence ATGCGGTTGAAAATGCAGATGCAGGAAAAAAACCAGACCATGCTGCGCTCGTTATGGCACTACCGCGGCTTCATGCTCGGCAGCGTCAAGCGCGAATTCCAGTCGCGCTATCGCAATTCGATGCTGGGCGCGGTATGGATGGTGCTTAATCCGCTGGCCATGATTGTGGTCTATACAGTGATCTTCTCGCAGTTGATGCATGCGCGCCTGCCTAACGCCAGCAGCCAGTTTGCCTACGGGATTTATCTGTGCGCCGGTTTGCTGACCTGGGGATTCTTTACTGAAACCGTATCGCGCATGCAGAACGTATTCCTGGAAAACGGCAACATGATCAAGAAGCTGAACTTTCCGCGCATCTGCCTGCCGATCATCACGGTGATGAATGCAGGCGTGAATTTTTCCATCATTTTCGGATTGTTCCTGGGGTTCCTGCTTATCTCCGGCAATTTCCCCGGCTGGGCTTTCCTTGGCGTGCTGCCGCTGCTGCTGATACAGATACTGTTTTCTATCGGCTTGGGCATTGTTCTCGGCGTGCTCAACGTTTTTTTCCGCGACGTCGGCCAGCTGTTCGGCATCGTGCTGCAGTTCTGGTTCTGGTTTACCCCGATTGTCTATACAGTCTCCACCCTGCCCGAGGGAGTGCAGGGCTTGCTCAAATTTAATCCGATGACTGCGCTGATGGTTGCTTACCAGGGGATTTTTGTCAGCGGCGCCTGGCCGCTGTGGAGCGACCTGTGGGCGGTGACGCTGCTGAGCGTGGTGTTGTGTGTGATCGGCTTGCAGCTGTTTCGCCGGCATGCGGGCGAAATGGTGGATGAACTATGA
- a CDS encoding ABC transporter ATP-binding protein has translation MGKITVKGLGKAYKTYNGRWARLAEWVLPFSRQRHQLHWVLQDIDFQLAAGEAVGIVGVNGAGKSTLLKMIAGTTQSTTGSIDIQGRVAALLELGMGFHPDFTGRQNAIMAGQLQGLRADEIEALMPAIEAFAEIGEYIDQPVRTYSSGMQMRLAFSVATASRPDVLIVDEALSVGDAYFQHKSFERIREFRRAGTTLLIVSHDRYAIQTICDRAILLNRGRLEMQGDPVEVMDFYNAMMAERDRSTVRQERLPDGKLRTISGTGQASVAEVRLLDDQGQEVDVVEVGAQVTLEVRVAINSEVPRLVMGYLITDKLGHAVFGINTHRLNQPQTDLRAGEDLVYRWRFAMDLGKGNYAISISLSRVDSHLDTNYEWRDYSVIFHVVNTHRPDFVGCAFLEPEVAIVRSLGSASKDGLAA, from the coding sequence ATGGGCAAGATTACAGTTAAAGGTTTGGGCAAGGCCTACAAGACGTACAACGGGCGCTGGGCGCGCCTGGCGGAATGGGTGCTGCCTTTTTCCCGGCAACGGCACCAGTTGCACTGGGTCTTGCAGGATATTGACTTCCAGCTGGCGGCCGGCGAGGCGGTCGGCATTGTCGGCGTCAATGGCGCCGGCAAGAGCACCTTGCTGAAAATGATCGCTGGAACTACCCAGAGCACCACCGGCAGCATCGACATCCAGGGACGGGTGGCGGCGCTGCTTGAACTCGGCATGGGTTTTCATCCGGATTTTACCGGCAGGCAGAACGCCATCATGGCCGGTCAGCTGCAGGGCCTGAGAGCAGATGAAATCGAAGCGCTGATGCCGGCTATCGAAGCGTTCGCCGAAATCGGCGAATACATAGACCAGCCGGTGCGGACTTATTCCAGCGGGATGCAGATGCGGCTGGCGTTCAGCGTTGCGACCGCCAGCCGGCCGGATGTGCTGATTGTCGATGAAGCCCTGTCCGTCGGCGACGCGTATTTCCAGCACAAGAGTTTTGAACGGATCAGGGAATTTCGCCGCGCCGGCACTACCTTGCTGATCGTGTCGCACGATCGCTATGCCATCCAGACCATTTGCGACCGCGCCATATTGCTCAATCGCGGGCGGCTGGAAATGCAAGGCGATCCGGTGGAAGTGATGGATTTCTACAATGCCATGATGGCTGAGCGCGACCGCAGCACCGTCAGGCAAGAGCGCCTGCCCGACGGCAAATTGCGGACCATCTCCGGAACCGGACAGGCCAGCGTTGCCGAGGTCAGGCTGCTGGACGACCAGGGCCAGGAAGTCGACGTGGTTGAAGTCGGCGCGCAGGTTACGCTGGAAGTCCGGGTTGCGATCAACTCTGAAGTGCCGCGGCTGGTAATGGGCTACCTGATCACGGACAAGCTGGGGCATGCCGTATTCGGCATCAATACCCATCGCCTCAACCAGCCGCAGACCGATTTGCGCGCGGGGGAAGACCTGGTTTATCGCTGGCGCTTTGCGATGGACCTCGGCAAGGGAAATTATGCGATATCCATTTCCCTGTCGCGGGTGGATTCCCATCTTGACACCAACTATGAATGGCGTGACTACAGCGTTATTTTCCATGTGGTCAATACGCATCGCCCCGACTTTGTCGGTTGTGCATTCCTGGAGCCTGAAGTAGCCATAGTGCGGTCGCTTGGCAGCGCCAGCAAGGACGGTTTAGCAGCATGA
- a CDS encoding glycosyltransferase family 4 protein — protein MTRLLIECTYVFHHPEMNSGIQRVVRNIINHLPRVQDEAVCIPVIFKDGKILEVMQLAPKHTDEWRSRLQQKLEKMAQKLVQVRNRYWLVHSRLLRFWPWSASHNVKRATYVLCRLASFSFALPLYLTERVLEKIEVQPRAFEMACRSDDILVLLDSSWHADFFPVAEKLQRQGVSIVSVIYDLIPLTHPQFCDGPLVQVFDRWFEWIANTANGFIAISNTIRDEVNSEVRRWLGSERTDSRWFDFFHLGSELDQVDTDKSVRSSVEKLFGSGLSIYLMVSTIEPRKNHAYLLDAFEQLWRDGSDVVLCFIGRIGWKNERLIERVKNHPQLKRHLFMFNDLSDVELEYCYSHAKSLVFPSFVEGFGLPLVEAMQRGLPVMASDIPVFHEIGGEFVSYFDLGQPESLAQKILEFEDSGIFPAARHMTNWSWLNWEDSARQLVERVVRQVQTQKHKQSEFHEIEHCPE, from the coding sequence ATGACCAGACTCCTGATCGAATGTACTTATGTCTTCCATCATCCCGAAATGAATTCCGGGATACAACGTGTCGTCCGCAATATCATCAATCATTTGCCGCGGGTGCAAGATGAGGCGGTTTGCATTCCCGTCATATTCAAGGATGGGAAGATACTTGAAGTCATGCAGCTGGCGCCGAAACATACCGATGAGTGGCGCAGCCGGCTGCAGCAGAAACTGGAGAAGATGGCGCAGAAGCTGGTACAGGTGCGTAACCGATATTGGCTGGTTCACTCGCGCTTGCTGCGGTTTTGGCCATGGAGCGCCTCGCATAATGTAAAGCGCGCGACGTACGTATTATGCCGCCTGGCCAGTTTTTCGTTCGCGTTGCCCTTGTACCTGACCGAGCGGGTCCTGGAAAAAATCGAAGTGCAGCCGCGCGCCTTTGAAATGGCGTGCCGCTCCGACGATATCCTGGTATTGCTGGATTCGTCTTGGCACGCCGATTTTTTCCCTGTAGCCGAGAAACTGCAGCGGCAGGGAGTATCCATCGTGTCGGTGATCTACGATCTGATCCCGTTGACCCATCCCCAGTTTTGCGACGGCCCGCTGGTGCAGGTATTCGACCGCTGGTTCGAATGGATCGCAAATACGGCGAACGGTTTCATTGCCATATCGAACACCATTCGTGATGAAGTGAACAGTGAGGTAAGGCGCTGGCTTGGCAGCGAACGCACTGACAGCCGCTGGTTTGATTTCTTCCATCTGGGATCGGAACTTGACCAGGTCGATACCGATAAATCGGTACGCTCCTCGGTGGAAAAATTGTTCGGCTCCGGCCTTTCCATTTACCTGATGGTCAGCACCATCGAGCCGCGCAAGAATCATGCTTACCTGCTGGATGCCTTTGAGCAGCTGTGGCGGGACGGCAGCGATGTCGTATTGTGTTTTATCGGCCGCATAGGCTGGAAGAACGAGCGTCTGATCGAGCGTGTAAAAAATCACCCGCAGCTGAAGCGGCACCTGTTCATGTTCAATGACCTGAGCGACGTCGAGCTGGAATATTGTTATAGCCATGCCAAATCGCTGGTTTTTCCGTCATTTGTAGAAGGTTTCGGTTTGCCGCTGGTGGAAGCCATGCAGCGCGGTTTGCCAGTGATGGCGAGTGATATCCCCGTGTTCCACGAGATTGGCGGTGAATTTGTCAGCTATTTCGACCTGGGCCAGCCAGAATCGCTGGCACAGAAAATCCTGGAATTTGAAGACAGCGGCATATTTCCAGCGGCGCGGCATATGACGAACTGGTCCTGGCTCAACTGGGAGGATTCGGCACGCCAGCTGGTAGAACGGGTCGTGCGCCAGGTACAAACGCAAAAGCATAAGCAAAGTGAATTTCATGAAATTGAACATTGCCCTGAATAG
- a CDS encoding glycosyltransferase family 4 protein encodes MKLNIALNSKILLAPRTGIGNYVAELAQALQQTPDLGMQYFNGLRWQDELAGEPMQDYSRWAGIAKHLPGAYVVRRMLEQRRFNQGARTLRPDVYHEPSLWPLNFNGPTVMTVHDLTHVHFPQTQPGDRLREIERRLPSALARVSRILVDSAFIGQEIKKHFGVPDQKVVVAPLASSAVFQPRVEQQLSVRLNNMGLAYRGFILSVGTLEPRKNLLLTLKAHARLPAPLRERFPLLVVGMPGWQAQELDGALAQAVSAGHVRLAGYLDQADLACVTAAAKIMVFPSLYEGFGLPVLEAMASGTPVITSDCASLPEVAGAAAAYVDPQDEAGLTEQMRRLLEDDRAWMGQRIAGLERSVQFSWRKCAAITAEVYRQAANG; translated from the coding sequence ATGAAATTGAACATTGCCCTGAATAGCAAGATCCTGCTGGCGCCCCGCACCGGCATCGGCAACTACGTTGCCGAGCTGGCGCAGGCCCTGCAGCAAACGCCTGACCTTGGAATGCAATATTTCAATGGCTTGCGCTGGCAAGACGAGTTGGCCGGCGAGCCGATGCAGGACTATTCGCGCTGGGCCGGCATTGCCAAGCATTTGCCTGGCGCCTATGTTGTTCGCCGGATGCTTGAGCAACGGCGCTTTAACCAGGGTGCGCGCACGTTGCGTCCGGATGTGTACCACGAACCCAGCTTGTGGCCGCTCAATTTCAACGGACCGACAGTGATGACCGTGCACGACCTGACGCATGTGCATTTTCCGCAAACGCAGCCTGGAGACCGCCTGAGAGAAATCGAGCGCAGGCTGCCGTCGGCCTTGGCGCGTGTCAGCCGGATCCTGGTGGATTCCGCATTCATCGGACAGGAAATCAAGAAACATTTCGGCGTGCCGGATCAAAAAGTGGTGGTGGCGCCGCTTGCCAGCTCTGCTGTCTTCCAGCCCAGGGTGGAGCAGCAGCTGTCGGTTCGCCTCAATAATATGGGTCTGGCTTATCGCGGTTTCATCCTGTCGGTCGGTACCTTGGAGCCGCGTAAAAACCTGTTGCTGACGCTCAAGGCACATGCGCGTTTGCCCGCGCCTTTGCGCGAGCGCTTTCCTCTGCTGGTGGTGGGCATGCCAGGCTGGCAGGCGCAAGAATTGGACGGCGCCCTGGCGCAGGCGGTCAGCGCCGGCCATGTGCGCCTGGCAGGTTATCTGGACCAGGCCGACCTTGCTTGCGTCACGGCGGCGGCCAAGATCATGGTGTTCCCTTCTTTGTATGAGGGATTCGGTTTGCCGGTGCTGGAAGCAATGGCCAGCGGCACGCCGGTAATTACGTCTGATTGCGCCAGCCTGCCTGAGGTGGCGGGTGCTGCTGCTGCTTATGTCGATCCGCAGGACGAGGCGGGGCTGACAGAGCAGATGCGCCGCTTGCTGGAAGACGACAGAGCCTGGATGGGGCAGCGCATAGCGGGTTTGGAGCGGTCCGTGCAATTTTCCTGGCGAAAGTGCGCGGCCATTACTGCCGAAGTTTACCGGCAGGCGGCGAATGGTTAA